One genomic segment of Labrus bergylta chromosome 17, fLabBer1.1, whole genome shotgun sequence includes these proteins:
- the tnca gene encoding tenascin isoform X3 — MGTRGLLGCLLIAALLGSSHAGLVKKILRHRRQTLTPPDEHNVSLPSADHPVVFNHVYNINVPASSLCSVNLDDPEGTQPLLPNDAPASLGRRVDEHTVDGDNQIVFTHRINIPRRACGCADDLPGLKDLMSRLEMLEGEVSALRDQCSVDGGCCGAQVTGDVGTKPYCNGHGNYSSESCGCVCEPGWTGPNCTEPECPDNCQNRGRCSDGKCECFKGFGGDDCALQVCTVDCGEHGQCVGGVCVCSDGYLGNDCSQTECLNNCRGRGRCEDGECVCEEPWTGSDCAELICPKDCYDRGRCVNGTCYCDDGFAGEDCGERTCPHDCNGNGFCVDGRCVCIAGFSGDDCAQLTCINDCNDRGTCFNGVCICDAGYQGEDCSQLACLNNCNHRGQCINGQCACDVGFVGDDCSELSCPSNCLNRGRCVNGQCVCEEGFAGEDCSIRTCPSNCYGRGECVDGRCKCHTGFMGTDCGELSCPNDCQSRGRCVDGQCVCDEGFTGEDCGQKACPNDCLGRGHCADGTCVCREGYSGDDCSVLACPGNCNSRGRCVDGKCACESGYRGESCAELSCLNDCQDQGRCEDGRCVCDEGYIGDDCSEVSPPKDLTVSEVTSDTVDLAWNNEMLVTEYLVTFVPTSPGGLLQEFTVSGDKTAATVKELEPGLEYLISVYAVLSNKRSVPISARVATDLPQPEGLIFKSVRETTVEVVWDQLDFPFDGWEIYFRNTKEENGKVLSTVSSSQNQFLQSGLGPGQEYEVSLNIVKNDTRGPPTSKRVTTRIDGPRQVEVKDVTDSSALIGWSQPLAPVDRITLSYGPGSAPSDKTSVEVPPPDKQYSIDGLQPDTEYSVSLTSRSGDVSSDPVLTTFTTALDGPRNLQVVSQTEDSIALEWTNSRADVGSYRVKFSPISGASHGEDLFPRGPGETTGATITGLKPGTEYGIGVTAVKNERESLPATTNAATDIDPPTDFEEVESTETSLTLRWRKPEAKVGAYRLVYATGDGLIEIEEIPAAATSHVLTGLTPGMSYTLTLAAERGLKRSSPVTISASTAELKPSVVNLTISDKTWDGFTASWRPVDGEFETFVIEVTNLENFAESQNLTVSGDALSLGISGLNPNTSYMVGLFGMHQGSFLEPLYIEATTVILPTLGKLFISNLTSESFSIHWNGTDGTFDGFILEIIDSDWLTEPRECNISHVVKSYDVTGLRPSTDYVAYLYGTYKGSRTSAVSIVASTAEEPDLSRLVVSNITSDRFSLSWRTGGKAFDNFIVEVRESALPSQAMGRALTGDVRSTVMAGLKASTRYNIKLYASDGGQNTPPLFEVATTEDVPLLGPVAASSVSPHDLSVSWRTVSGHFDGFVIRVSDPEQQSDTLEFRLPGDARNFTVSNLMDATGYDIELYGVSHGRQTPSVLAHAVTAPLPRVENLTISNITPYGFRVSWEVKQQQQHQEEHLAPSSGGFSRFHIVVTDSGWLLEPQEFTVPGNQSHLDIWGLITGIGYEVRLTGVSESGLLSRPLNTVAVTEAEPEVEHLFVSDVTADGFRVSWAANDDLFDRFVIKVRDGKRLAHPQEYSVRGDERTKVLTGLMGGTEYEIELYGVSLDQRSQPITGVAQTGLSTPKGLHFSEVTDSSAVVHWSMPRSPVDNYRVTYIPFEGGSPMSLTVDGGVFETLLPNMIPGKVYQVIVSAVKGLEESDPSTDTVTTGLDKPQGLIAVNVTDTSALLLWQPSVATVDGYVITYSVDSVSPVVEHVSGNIVEFEMDSLFPGTHYTVGVHAMREAQKSDSAVTDFTTDVDPPRDLTAVNIQTDSATLTWRPPQAAVTGYTLTFTSADGTIREVVLSETASSYSMAQLTGSTEYNVRLQAIAGAQRSRHVNTVFTTIGQLYRRPKDCAQILLNGERTSGLYTIYVGGEETQPIQVYCDMTTDGGGWLVLLRRQNGKLEFYRNWKNYTAGFGNMNNEFWLGLSNLHKITNSGHYELRVDLRDKGESAYAQYDKLTIAEPRTRYKIYIGAYSGTAGDSMTYHQGRPFSTYDNDNDIAVTNCALSYKGAFWYKNCHRVNLMGKYGDDSHSKGINWFHWKGHEHSIEFAEMKIRPANFRNFESRKKRS, encoded by the exons ATGGGTACGAGAGGCCTTCTGGGCTGCCTCCTCATAGCCGCCTTGCTCGGCTCATCGCATGCTGGGCTCGTGAAGAAAATCCTGCGGCATCGACGGCAGACCCTGACGCCCCCTGATGAGCACAACGTCAGCCTGCCCAGTGCGGACCACCCTGTGGTTTTCAACCACGTCTACAACATCAACGTCCCTGCCAGCTCTCTGTGCTCGGTGAACCTGGACGATCCGGAGGGCACGCAGCCGCTGCTCCCCAACGATGCCCCGGCCTCTCTGGGCCGTCGGGTCGACGAGCACACGGTGGACGGGGACAACCAGATCGTCTTCACCCATCGGATCAACATACCGCGGCGGGCCTGTGGATGTGCGGACGACCTGCCGGGCCTCAAAGACCTCATGAGCCGGCTGGAGATGCTGGAAGGAGAAGTCTCAGCTTTGAGGGATCAGTGCAGTGTGGACGGGGGCTGCTGCGGCGCACAGGTCACAG GTGATGTGGGAACTAAACCGTACTGCAACGGTCATGGGAACTACAGCTCTGAATCCTGCGGCTGTGTGTGCGAGCCCGGCTGGACGGGACCCAACTGCACTGAACCCGAGTGTCCCGACAACTGCCAGAACCGAGGCCGCTGCTCGGACGGAAAGTGCGAGTGCTTCAAAGGCTTCGGCGGAGATGACTGCGCGCTCCAGGTCTGCACCGTGGACTGTGGAGAACACGGGCAGTGCGTTGGGGGTGTTTGCGTCTGCTCGGACGGTTACCTGGGCAATGACTGCTCTCAGACCGAGTGCCTCAACAACTGCCGGGGCCGCGGCCGCTGCGAGGACGGAGAGTGCGTGTGCGAGGAACCGTGGACCGGCTCGGACTGCGCCGAACTCATCTGCCCCAAAGACTGCTACGACCGCGGGCGGTGCGTGAACGGGACCTGCTACTGCGACGACGGGTTCGCCGGGGAAGACTGCGGGGAACGCACCTGTCCGCACGATTGCAACGGCAACGGTTTCTGCGTGGACGGCCGCTGCGTCTGCATCGCCGGCTTCAGCGGGGATGACTGCGCCCAACTCACCTGCATCAACGATTGTAACGACAGGGGGACATGCTTCAATGGCGTGTGCATCTGTGATGCCGGTTACCAAGGCGAGGACTGCAGCCAGCTGGCGTGCTTGAATAACTGCAACCACAGAGGCCAGTGTATCAACGGGCAGTGCGCCTGCGACGTTGGCTTCGTGGGCGACGACTGCTCCGAGCTCTCCTGCCCGAGCAACTGCCTGAACCGCGGCCGGTGCGTTAACGGCCAGTGCGTGTGCGAGGAAGGCTTCGCCGGCGAGGACTGCAGCATCAGGACCTGCCCCTCGAACTGCTACGGCCGCGGCGAATGCGTAGACGGACGCTGCAAGTGTCACACGGGCTTCATGGGCACAGACTGCGGCGAGCTGAGCTGCCCCAACGACTGCCAGAGCCGCGGGCGCTGCGTCGACGGGCAGTGCGTTTGCGACGAGGGCTTCACCGGGGAGGACTGCGGTCAGAAGGCGTGTCCCAACGACTGCCTGGGCCGCGGTCACTGCGCCGACGGGACGTGCGTCTGTCGGGAAGGCTACTCAGGAGATGACTGCTCCGTGCTCGCGTGTCCGGGTAACTGcaacagcagggggcgctgcgtCGATGGGAAGTGCGCTTGTGAGAGCGGGTACCGAGGAGAGAGCTGTGCAGAGCTGAGCTGCCTCAACGACTGTCAGGACCAAGGTCGCTGCGAGGACGGCCGGTGCGTCTGTGACGAGGGATACATCGGAGACGACTGCTCAGAAG TGTCTCCTCCAAAGGACCTGACAGTCAGCGAGGTCACCAGTGACACGGTGGACCTGGCCTGGAACAACGAGATGCTGGTCACTGAGTACCTCGTGACCTTTGTGCCCACCAGTCCCGGCGGTCTCCTCCAGGAGTTCACCGTGTCAGGAGATAAAACAGCAGCCACAGTGAAAGAGCTGGAACCGGGACTGGAGTACCTGATCAGCGTCTACGCTGTTCTGAGCAACAAGAGGAGCGTCCCCATCAGCGCCCGGGTCGCTACAG ATCTTCCACAGCCAGAGGGTCTCATCTTCAAATCAGTGAGAGAGACCACGGTGGAGGTGGTGTGGGACCAGCTGGACTTCCCCTTCGATGGCTGGGAGATCTATTTCCGCAACACG aaagaggaaaatggAAAAGTCTTGAGCACCGTTTCAAGCTCCCAGAACCAGTTCCTCCAGTCGGGCCTCGGACCGGGCCAGGAGTACGAAGTCTCCCTCAACATCGTCAAGAATGACACCAGAGGACCCCCGACATCCAAAAGAGTTACGACCA ggaTTGACGGCCCCCGGCAGGTGGAGGTGAAGGATGTCACAGACTCCTCCGCTCTGATTGGATGGTCTCAGCCGCTGGCTCCAGTGGACAGAATCACCTTGTCTTACGGGCCCGGCTCCGCCCCCTCAGATAAAACCAGCGTGGAGGTTCCTCCTCCAGACAAGCAGTACAGCATCGACGGCCTGCAGCCCGACACCGAGTACAGCGTGTCGCTCACTTCAAGGAGCGGAGACGTCAGCAGTGATCCTGTCCTGACCACATTCACTACAG CCCTGGATGGTCCCAGAAACCTGCAGGTCGTTTCCCAGACAGAGGACAGCATCGCTCTGGAGTGGACGAACAGTCGAGCCGACGTCGGCAGCTATCGAGTGAAATTCAGCCCCATCTCTGGAGCGAGCCACGGCGAGGATCTGTTCCCACGAGGGCCGGGAGAAACCACCGGAGCTACTATCACAG GGCTGAAGCCGGGGACGGAGTATGGGATCGGAGTGACTGCTGTgaagaatgagagagagagcctcCCTGCTACAACCAACGCAGCGACTG ACATCGACCCTCCCACTGATTTCGAGGAAGTGGAGTCCACAGAGACGTCCCTCACCTTGAGGTGGCGGAAACCGGAGGCCAAGGTGGGCGCCTACAGGCTGGTGTACGCCACCGGAGACGGCCTGATCGAGATCGAGGAGATCCCGGCCGCGGCGACGAGCCACGTTCTCACCGGCCTGACTCCTGGGATGAGCTACACCCTCACtctggctgcagagagaggtCTCAAGAGGAGCTCGCCCGTCACAATATCTGCATCCACAG CTGAGCTGAAGCCCTCGGTGGTGAACCTCACCATCTCTGACAAAACATGGGACGGCTTCACTGCGTCCTGGCGCCCCGTCGATGGGGAATTTGAGACCTTTGTCATTGAGGTAACAAACTTGGAGAATTTCGCAGAGAGCCAGAACCTCACTGTGTCCGGAGACGCTCTCAGTCTGGGCATCTCGGGGCTCAATCCCAACACCAGCTACATGGTTGGCCTGTTTGGGATGCATCAGGGCTCCTTCCTTGAACCACTGTACATTGAAGCCACCACAG TGATTTTGCCAACGCTTGGCAAACTATTTATCTCAAACTTAACATCTGAGAGCTTTTCAATCCACTGGAACGGCACTGATGGAACATTTGATGGTTTTATCCTGGAGATTATTGATTCTGACTGGCTGACAGAGCCGCGAGAATGTAATATATCCCACGTTGTAAAATCCTATGACGTCACGGGGCTCCGGCCCAGCACTGATTATGTAGCCTACCTCTATGGGACTTACAAGGGATCCCGAACAAGCGCTGTCAGTATTGTTGCATCAACAG CTGAAGAGCCTGATTTATCCAGGCTAGTCGTTTCTAACATTACCTCAGACAGATTTTCTCTGTCATGGCGGACAGGAGGAAAGGCTTTTGATAATTTCATAGTAGAAGTCAGAGAGTCTGCTTTGCCCTCGCAGGCGATGGGGCGTGCTCTCACCGGAGACGTGCGCTCAACGGTCATGGCCGGGCTCAAAGCGAGCACACGGTACAACATAAAGCTGTACGCCAGCGATGGCGGCCAGAACACGCCGCCCCTGTTTGAAGTAGCTACAACAG AGGATGTCCCCCTGTTGGGGCCCGTAGCAGCGTCATCTGTGAGCCCACATGACCTCAGCGTGTCCTGGAGAACTGTGTCAGGACACTTTGACGGCTTTGTTATCCGGGTCAGTGACCCAGAGCAGCAGTCTGATACGCTGGAGTTCAGACTGCCGGGCGACGCTCGTAACTTTACCGTCTCTAACCTGATGGATGCCACAGGCTATGATATTGAGCTGTATGGTGTCTCTCATGGGCGCCAAACTCCCTCTGTGTTAGCCCACGCCGTCACAG CTCCTTTGCCCAGAGTGGAAAACTTAACCATATCCAACATAACCCCCTACGGCTTCCGGGTGTCATGGgaggtgaagcagcagcagcagcaccaggagGAGCACTTAGCCCCCTCTAGTGGCGGTTTCAGCCGTTTTCACATAGTGGTGACAGACTCCGGGTGGCTGCTGGAGCCGCAGGAGTTCACCGTGCCAGGAAACCAAAGTCACCTGGACATCTGGGGCCTCATCACAGGGATAGGCTATGAGGTCAGGCTGACGGGGGTGTCAGAGTCAGGGCTGCTCTCTCGGCCTCTGAACACAGTGGCTGTGACAG AGGCCGAGCCGGAGGTGGAGCATCTCTTCGTCTCAGACGTCACGGCCGACGGTTTCCGCGTGTCGTGGGCGGCCAACGACGACCTTTTCGACCGTTTTGTGATCAAAGTAAGAGACGGCAAAAGGTTAGCCCACCCGCAGGAGTACAGCGTCCGCGGGGACGAGCGCACCAAGGTTCTGACAGGACTTATGGGGGGCACCGAGTACGAAATCGAGCTCTACGGCGTCTCGTTGGACCAACGCTCCCAACCGATAACGGGGGTCGCTCAGACAG GTCTGAGCACTCCAAAGGGGCTTCACTTCTCTGAGGTGACCGACTCCTCTGCCGTGGTTCACTGGTCCATGCCTCGCTCTCCCGTCGATAACTACCGAGTCACCTACATCCCCTTTGAAGGAG GGAGCCCGATGTCGCTGACCGTGGACGGCGGCGTGTTCGAGACTCTGCTGCCCAACATGATCCCCGGCAAAGTTTACCAAGTGATCGTGAGCGCTGTGAAGGGTCTGGAGGAGAGCGACCCGAGCACCGACACCGTGACCACAG GTCTGGACAAACCTCAGGGTCTGATCGCGGTTAACGTCACCGACACGTCAGCGCTGCTCCTGTGGCAGCCGTCTGTGGCCACAGTGGACGGCTACGTCATTACTTACAGCGTTGACTCAG TGTCCCCCGTGGTGGAGCATGTTTCCGGTAACATCGTGGAGTTCGAGATGGACTCACTGTTTCCAGGAACTCACTACACAGTCGGAGTTCATGCGATGAGAGAAGCTCAGAAGAGTGACTCAGCCGTTACTGACTTCACCACAG ACGTGGACCCTCCTCGTGATCTGACAGCCGTCAACATTCAAACCGACAGCGCCACGCTCACCTGGAGACCCCCGCAGGCTGCAGTCACCGGTTACACGCTCACCTTCACCTCCGCTGATGGAACCATCAGG GAAGTGGTGCTCAGCGAGACGGCGTCCTCTTACAGCATGGCTCAGCTGACTGGCTCCACCGAGTACAACGTCCGACTGCAGGCCATCGCCGGAGCGCAGAGGAGTCGACACGTTAACACCGTCTTCACCACCA TCGGACAGCTGTACAGACGGCCCAAAGACTGCGCTCAGATTCTGCTGAACGGAGAGAGGACCTCGGGTCTGTACACCATCTACGTGGGCGGAGAGGAGACGCAGCCCATCCAGGTCTACTGTGACATGACCACGGATGGCGGAGGATGGCTG GTTTTGCTCCGACGCCAGAATGGAAAGCTGGAATTCTACAGGAACTGGAAGAACTACACGGCCGGCTTTGGAAACATGAATAATGAGTTCTGGCTGG GTCTCTCCAACCTCCATAAAATCACAAACTCTGGACATTACGAGCTGCGAGTGGACTTGAGGGATAAAGGCGAATCGGCCTACGCTCAGTACGACAAGTTGACGATCGCAGAGCCGAGAACACGTTACAAAATTTACATCGGAGCGTACAGCGGGACAGCAG GTGACTCCATGACGTACCACCAGGGGCGACCTTTCTCCACCTACGACAATGACAACGATATCGCCGTCACCAACTGCGCCCTGTCCTATAAAGGCGCCTTCTGGTATAAAAACTGCCATCGGGTGAATCTAATGGGGAAATATGGGGACGACAGTCACAGTAAG GGGATCAACTGGTTCCACTGGAAAGGCCACGAGCACTCGATCGAATTTGCAGAGATGAAGATCAGACCAGCCAACTTCAGGAATTTtgagagcagaaaaaaacgATCATAG
- the tnca gene encoding tenascin isoform X7: MGTRGLLGCLLIAALLGSSHAGLVKKILRHRRQTLTPPDEHNVSLPSADHPVVFNHVYNINVPASSLCSVNLDDPEGTQPLLPNDAPASLGRRVDEHTVDGDNQIVFTHRINIPRRACGCADDLPGLKDLMSRLEMLEGEVSALRDQCSVDGGCCGAQVTGDVGTKPYCNGHGNYSSESCGCVCEPGWTGPNCTEPECPDNCQNRGRCSDGKCECFKGFGGDDCALQVCTVDCGEHGQCVGGVCVCSDGYLGNDCSQTECLNNCRGRGRCEDGECVCEEPWTGSDCAELICPKDCYDRGRCVNGTCYCDDGFAGEDCGERTCPHDCNGNGFCVDGRCVCIAGFSGDDCAQLTCINDCNDRGTCFNGVCICDAGYQGEDCSQLACLNNCNHRGQCINGQCACDVGFVGDDCSELSCPSNCLNRGRCVNGQCVCEEGFAGEDCSIRTCPSNCYGRGECVDGRCKCHTGFMGTDCGELSCPNDCQSRGRCVDGQCVCDEGFTGEDCGQKACPNDCLGRGHCADGTCVCREGYSGDDCSVLACPGNCNSRGRCVDGKCACESGYRGESCAELSCLNDCQDQGRCEDGRCVCDEGYIGDDCSEVSPPKDLTVSEVTSDTVDLAWNNEMLVTEYLVTFVPTSPGGLLQEFTVSGDKTAATVKELEPGLEYLISVYAVLSNKRSVPISARVATDLPQPEGLIFKSVRETTVEVVWDQLDFPFDGWEIYFRNTKEENGKVLSTVSSSQNQFLQSGLGPGQEYEVSLNIVKNDTRGPPTSKRVTTRIDGPRQVEVKDVTDSSALIGWSQPLAPVDRITLSYGPGSAPSDKTSVEVPPPDKQYSIDGLQPDTEYSVSLTSRSGDVSSDPVLTTFTTALDGPRNLQVVSQTEDSIALEWTNSRADVGSYRVKFSPISGASHGEDLFPRGPGETTGATITGLKPGTEYGIGVTAVKNERESLPATTNAATDIDPPTDFEEVESTETSLTLRWRKPEAKVGAYRLVYATGDGLIEIEEIPAAATSHVLTGLTPGMSYTLTLAAERGLKRSSPVTISASTGLSTPKGLHFSEVTDSSAVVHWSMPRSPVDNYRVTYIPFEGGSPMSLTVDGGVFETLLPNMIPGKVYQVIVSAVKGLEESDPSTDTVTTGLDKPQGLIAVNVTDTSALLLWQPSVATVDGYVITYSVDSVSPVVEHVSGNIVEFEMDSLFPGTHYTVGVHAMREAQKSDSAVTDFTTDVDPPRDLTAVNIQTDSATLTWRPPQAAVTGYTLTFTSADGTIREVVLSETASSYSMAQLTGSTEYNVRLQAIAGAQRSRHVNTVFTTIGQLYRRPKDCAQILLNGERTSGLYTIYVGGEETQPIQVYCDMTTDGGGWLVLLRRQNGKLEFYRNWKNYTAGFGNMNNEFWLGLSNLHKITNSGHYELRVDLRDKGESAYAQYDKLTIAEPRTRYKIYIGAYSGTAGDSMTYHQGRPFSTYDNDNDIAVTNCALSYKGAFWYKNCHRVNLMGKYGDDSHSKGINWFHWKGHEHSIEFAEMKIRPANFRNFESRKKRS; the protein is encoded by the exons ATGGGTACGAGAGGCCTTCTGGGCTGCCTCCTCATAGCCGCCTTGCTCGGCTCATCGCATGCTGGGCTCGTGAAGAAAATCCTGCGGCATCGACGGCAGACCCTGACGCCCCCTGATGAGCACAACGTCAGCCTGCCCAGTGCGGACCACCCTGTGGTTTTCAACCACGTCTACAACATCAACGTCCCTGCCAGCTCTCTGTGCTCGGTGAACCTGGACGATCCGGAGGGCACGCAGCCGCTGCTCCCCAACGATGCCCCGGCCTCTCTGGGCCGTCGGGTCGACGAGCACACGGTGGACGGGGACAACCAGATCGTCTTCACCCATCGGATCAACATACCGCGGCGGGCCTGTGGATGTGCGGACGACCTGCCGGGCCTCAAAGACCTCATGAGCCGGCTGGAGATGCTGGAAGGAGAAGTCTCAGCTTTGAGGGATCAGTGCAGTGTGGACGGGGGCTGCTGCGGCGCACAGGTCACAG GTGATGTGGGAACTAAACCGTACTGCAACGGTCATGGGAACTACAGCTCTGAATCCTGCGGCTGTGTGTGCGAGCCCGGCTGGACGGGACCCAACTGCACTGAACCCGAGTGTCCCGACAACTGCCAGAACCGAGGCCGCTGCTCGGACGGAAAGTGCGAGTGCTTCAAAGGCTTCGGCGGAGATGACTGCGCGCTCCAGGTCTGCACCGTGGACTGTGGAGAACACGGGCAGTGCGTTGGGGGTGTTTGCGTCTGCTCGGACGGTTACCTGGGCAATGACTGCTCTCAGACCGAGTGCCTCAACAACTGCCGGGGCCGCGGCCGCTGCGAGGACGGAGAGTGCGTGTGCGAGGAACCGTGGACCGGCTCGGACTGCGCCGAACTCATCTGCCCCAAAGACTGCTACGACCGCGGGCGGTGCGTGAACGGGACCTGCTACTGCGACGACGGGTTCGCCGGGGAAGACTGCGGGGAACGCACCTGTCCGCACGATTGCAACGGCAACGGTTTCTGCGTGGACGGCCGCTGCGTCTGCATCGCCGGCTTCAGCGGGGATGACTGCGCCCAACTCACCTGCATCAACGATTGTAACGACAGGGGGACATGCTTCAATGGCGTGTGCATCTGTGATGCCGGTTACCAAGGCGAGGACTGCAGCCAGCTGGCGTGCTTGAATAACTGCAACCACAGAGGCCAGTGTATCAACGGGCAGTGCGCCTGCGACGTTGGCTTCGTGGGCGACGACTGCTCCGAGCTCTCCTGCCCGAGCAACTGCCTGAACCGCGGCCGGTGCGTTAACGGCCAGTGCGTGTGCGAGGAAGGCTTCGCCGGCGAGGACTGCAGCATCAGGACCTGCCCCTCGAACTGCTACGGCCGCGGCGAATGCGTAGACGGACGCTGCAAGTGTCACACGGGCTTCATGGGCACAGACTGCGGCGAGCTGAGCTGCCCCAACGACTGCCAGAGCCGCGGGCGCTGCGTCGACGGGCAGTGCGTTTGCGACGAGGGCTTCACCGGGGAGGACTGCGGTCAGAAGGCGTGTCCCAACGACTGCCTGGGCCGCGGTCACTGCGCCGACGGGACGTGCGTCTGTCGGGAAGGCTACTCAGGAGATGACTGCTCCGTGCTCGCGTGTCCGGGTAACTGcaacagcagggggcgctgcgtCGATGGGAAGTGCGCTTGTGAGAGCGGGTACCGAGGAGAGAGCTGTGCAGAGCTGAGCTGCCTCAACGACTGTCAGGACCAAGGTCGCTGCGAGGACGGCCGGTGCGTCTGTGACGAGGGATACATCGGAGACGACTGCTCAGAAG TGTCTCCTCCAAAGGACCTGACAGTCAGCGAGGTCACCAGTGACACGGTGGACCTGGCCTGGAACAACGAGATGCTGGTCACTGAGTACCTCGTGACCTTTGTGCCCACCAGTCCCGGCGGTCTCCTCCAGGAGTTCACCGTGTCAGGAGATAAAACAGCAGCCACAGTGAAAGAGCTGGAACCGGGACTGGAGTACCTGATCAGCGTCTACGCTGTTCTGAGCAACAAGAGGAGCGTCCCCATCAGCGCCCGGGTCGCTACAG ATCTTCCACAGCCAGAGGGTCTCATCTTCAAATCAGTGAGAGAGACCACGGTGGAGGTGGTGTGGGACCAGCTGGACTTCCCCTTCGATGGCTGGGAGATCTATTTCCGCAACACG aaagaggaaaatggAAAAGTCTTGAGCACCGTTTCAAGCTCCCAGAACCAGTTCCTCCAGTCGGGCCTCGGACCGGGCCAGGAGTACGAAGTCTCCCTCAACATCGTCAAGAATGACACCAGAGGACCCCCGACATCCAAAAGAGTTACGACCA ggaTTGACGGCCCCCGGCAGGTGGAGGTGAAGGATGTCACAGACTCCTCCGCTCTGATTGGATGGTCTCAGCCGCTGGCTCCAGTGGACAGAATCACCTTGTCTTACGGGCCCGGCTCCGCCCCCTCAGATAAAACCAGCGTGGAGGTTCCTCCTCCAGACAAGCAGTACAGCATCGACGGCCTGCAGCCCGACACCGAGTACAGCGTGTCGCTCACTTCAAGGAGCGGAGACGTCAGCAGTGATCCTGTCCTGACCACATTCACTACAG CCCTGGATGGTCCCAGAAACCTGCAGGTCGTTTCCCAGACAGAGGACAGCATCGCTCTGGAGTGGACGAACAGTCGAGCCGACGTCGGCAGCTATCGAGTGAAATTCAGCCCCATCTCTGGAGCGAGCCACGGCGAGGATCTGTTCCCACGAGGGCCGGGAGAAACCACCGGAGCTACTATCACAG GGCTGAAGCCGGGGACGGAGTATGGGATCGGAGTGACTGCTGTgaagaatgagagagagagcctcCCTGCTACAACCAACGCAGCGACTG ACATCGACCCTCCCACTGATTTCGAGGAAGTGGAGTCCACAGAGACGTCCCTCACCTTGAGGTGGCGGAAACCGGAGGCCAAGGTGGGCGCCTACAGGCTGGTGTACGCCACCGGAGACGGCCTGATCGAGATCGAGGAGATCCCGGCCGCGGCGACGAGCCACGTTCTCACCGGCCTGACTCCTGGGATGAGCTACACCCTCACtctggctgcagagagaggtCTCAAGAGGAGCTCGCCCGTCACAATATCTGCATCCACAG GTCTGAGCACTCCAAAGGGGCTTCACTTCTCTGAGGTGACCGACTCCTCTGCCGTGGTTCACTGGTCCATGCCTCGCTCTCCCGTCGATAACTACCGAGTCACCTACATCCCCTTTGAAGGAG GGAGCCCGATGTCGCTGACCGTGGACGGCGGCGTGTTCGAGACTCTGCTGCCCAACATGATCCCCGGCAAAGTTTACCAAGTGATCGTGAGCGCTGTGAAGGGTCTGGAGGAGAGCGACCCGAGCACCGACACCGTGACCACAG GTCTGGACAAACCTCAGGGTCTGATCGCGGTTAACGTCACCGACACGTCAGCGCTGCTCCTGTGGCAGCCGTCTGTGGCCACAGTGGACGGCTACGTCATTACTTACAGCGTTGACTCAG TGTCCCCCGTGGTGGAGCATGTTTCCGGTAACATCGTGGAGTTCGAGATGGACTCACTGTTTCCAGGAACTCACTACACAGTCGGAGTTCATGCGATGAGAGAAGCTCAGAAGAGTGACTCAGCCGTTACTGACTTCACCACAG ACGTGGACCCTCCTCGTGATCTGACAGCCGTCAACATTCAAACCGACAGCGCCACGCTCACCTGGAGACCCCCGCAGGCTGCAGTCACCGGTTACACGCTCACCTTCACCTCCGCTGATGGAACCATCAGG GAAGTGGTGCTCAGCGAGACGGCGTCCTCTTACAGCATGGCTCAGCTGACTGGCTCCACCGAGTACAACGTCCGACTGCAGGCCATCGCCGGAGCGCAGAGGAGTCGACACGTTAACACCGTCTTCACCACCA TCGGACAGCTGTACAGACGGCCCAAAGACTGCGCTCAGATTCTGCTGAACGGAGAGAGGACCTCGGGTCTGTACACCATCTACGTGGGCGGAGAGGAGACGCAGCCCATCCAGGTCTACTGTGACATGACCACGGATGGCGGAGGATGGCTG GTTTTGCTCCGACGCCAGAATGGAAAGCTGGAATTCTACAGGAACTGGAAGAACTACACGGCCGGCTTTGGAAACATGAATAATGAGTTCTGGCTGG GTCTCTCCAACCTCCATAAAATCACAAACTCTGGACATTACGAGCTGCGAGTGGACTTGAGGGATAAAGGCGAATCGGCCTACGCTCAGTACGACAAGTTGACGATCGCAGAGCCGAGAACACGTTACAAAATTTACATCGGAGCGTACAGCGGGACAGCAG GTGACTCCATGACGTACCACCAGGGGCGACCTTTCTCCACCTACGACAATGACAACGATATCGCCGTCACCAACTGCGCCCTGTCCTATAAAGGCGCCTTCTGGTATAAAAACTGCCATCGGGTGAATCTAATGGGGAAATATGGGGACGACAGTCACAGTAAG GGGATCAACTGGTTCCACTGGAAAGGCCACGAGCACTCGATCGAATTTGCAGAGATGAAGATCAGACCAGCCAACTTCAGGAATTTtgagagcagaaaaaaacgATCATAG